The sequence below is a genomic window from Mobula hypostoma chromosome X1, sMobHyp1.1, whole genome shotgun sequence.
GGAATCTGAGTTTAAAGAGTTATGAGCATGGGACTGAACTGTTTGAGCTGGAAGATCAGCCACAGTTATGTCGAAGGATGGAAATGGCTTTAGGAATCCAATGGCTTATTGTCTCACTATGCAGATAGGCCTTGCAACACACCAAGTCTACACTTGCATACATTAACTTAATTTTTATTCTCCACACATTTTCCTCGTCCCCATCCACTCAatcagattctgccactcacaagttggaggcaattagcctactaactttGTACCTATTTACTTGGtgaaatttttttcttttgtagaaTTGGGCTCAGAGTCTAGATTCTTAAAGCATAATTCTATTGTGTAGCTTTAGTACTTCAAGTTGCCTGATTCTTTTGAAGGCTTTGGTTTGTACCAGGATATGGTTAATTTTTCAACAATCTCAGCTTGGACAATAAGCAATTCACAAAGAATTGCTTTACAAGCTGATGGTCTTCACCAAGTTTCATAATAAAAACAAAGAATAAGTGACAATGTGAACATTAGTTTGCTTCATGGCCACTCCTGTTTTAGTTTCCACCACTGTCATCCATCCAACTTCAGATATTATCTTTAGCAAGTCTTCATATTTTAATGGATCTCTGTGTATATTATAAGCGAACAGTATTTTGAAATTTCAATAAAGGCTTGCATCTGGATGGAAGCATTTGGAGAGGTCAATACTGTGTTTTCTACTGTACTGTGCAAGAGATGTGTATATTGCTATATAAATAAAGGTTGGACGTATGAGTCAAATGTGCCAGTTTCCTTTGTGTGAAGTAGCAATGGAAGTTAttttgctgctctgcttttgaagGAGGTATGAAGTCTGAGAATAAAATTCCATGTGTATTGGCTTGTGACCAAACAACCCCATGATCTGGGCATTGAATTGTTGCTTAGATAATGGAGGAATATTTGAGCAAGTTGTGCGCATAATTGCAATACTCACATCTTCGAGTTTATGTCTGTCCCCTGGCACCCCTCCCTCAGCAACCAGAATCTGTCTACAAGACTGACTGCATCTCCCAACTCttgccatttttttttgttggggTGGAAGCTTCAGCATTGCACTTGAAAACTTAATACTATTTAGGCAGTTGTATTGAAACTAACCAGCTCTGCCACTCTTCATTTGTGCCACAAGTCATTAACAAGGCCAAATTTAATGTTCTTCAATTAGATTCCTAAGGGTAATATGCATAATTGGTTAACCAAGTTAAACTTGAATATTAAACCCAATTTAAATATGATAATAGATTTGACAGTCCCTTGGACACCATCTATGTACAATTATTTGAGTTTAAACCTATCTTAATTTTGAGATTGGTGTGTGGAGTACTGGAGCATAATTTTAATATGGTAAAATTGGACGTCGTTGTAATCTGataccttggagagaattccatgcTGCATATgatttgggagtgttgtggatgtgAATGACAAGGTTATGATCCTGTTGACAATTTGCCATTTTCAGCAATAGGTAGCATCTAGGGAAGGCAACTCTGGGATTGATTTTGCTGGTATCTCTTGCAGATCATTTAGAATTGTCACCGATGCAAAGTCACTTAACTATCACTGTATAGAAACTGATGTACAGAGTTTATTATTTTTTAGGTTTCTACTTATTGTACCAAGTGACTTAATTATCTTTTTTCTTCTGAAGCTTGCAGCAGCAGCTGAAATTGATGAAGAGCCAGTTAGCAAAGCAAAACAAAGCAGAAGTGAAAAGAAAGCACGAAAAGTAAGTAATTTTTTTTGGCGCTGAAGTTGGCAGTTTACTTAAGTTGAAGCAGTGTCAGCCTGCATTCTGTTCAAATAATAGGTTAGTGGTAAATTTTTCTGATTGGTGTTTAATGTGCTTTAGTGAGGGTTTCAAAACCTCACTAGCTAAGTATTTGCGGCTTTTGTTGCATTTGAAGGCAAACTAGGTGGCTAAAACATTACACAGTAATCTCTACAGGAGGTTTTATTAAATTGTATATATAAATAGAACTTCCTGAAGGTTATCCTTTTCCTTGCAGGCAATGTCAAAACTAGGTCTTCGCCAGGTTACTGGAGTGACGAGGGTTACAATAAGAAAATCGAAAAACATACTGTTTGTCATCACAAAGCCAGATGTCTACAAGAGCCCAGCATCAGATACCTATATTGTTTTCGGTGAAGCTAAGGTAAATACAAATGTGATCTAACTTTACCagtaaattgtaaaaaaaaaagggtgtTTTCAAATCAACAAAATGTGACTACACTTCCTGGTAGATTTTGACCCCTTCATCATGTTGATGACAAGGTTATCTACTAAAACTACCCTGTGCTGCAGCTGCTTTCCTAATTTTATTTCCTCATGATCAGTTTTATTTGTACCAGTGCTAGTTCAGAATATATTGTTTCAAATTTGAAATCTTTCTGCAGCAGTTTTTTGATATTTGGTGAAAATGGTTTTTTGCAGTGGAAGCTTTGAACTTTTATTTTGTGCTTGTACCTAGATTGAGGACTTATCTCAACAAGCTCAGCTTGCTGCTGCCGAGAAATTCAAGGTACAGGGAGAATCTGTTGCCAATATCCAAGAAAACACACAGACTCCAACTGTACAGGAGGAGAGCGAAGAAGAGGAGGTATGCTTTTGAGTTTGATATCCAAAACACTGCAGTCCTTAAAATTATGCAGCTTAGAACAGCACTAATTTTTACCAACTTTCTGCAATGGTTGGCTTTCTTG
It includes:
- the naca gene encoding nascent polypeptide-associated complex subunit alpha isoform X5, producing the protein MPGEATETVPATEQEMQQPQAETGSGTESDSDESVPELEEQDTTQSATQQAQLAAAAEIDEEPVSKAKQSRSEKKARKAMSKLGLRQVTGVTRVTIRKSKNILFVITKPDVYKSPASDTYIVFGEAKIEDLSQQAQLAAAEKFKVQGESVANIQENTQTPTVQEESEEEEVDETGVEVKDIELVMSQANVSRAKAVRALKNNNNDIVNAIMELTM